One part of the Sorangiineae bacterium MSr11954 genome encodes these proteins:
- a CDS encoding DUF1963 domain-containing protein — protein MSNAHVLATFAERALRIAATPADLATLPIGASRFGGAPDVPAIFVWPTCAGRPLTFLAQLDLSEVNAPGLPPRGFLLFFYDVIELPFDVAPGDPAASVLFLDVDRSTLVRRAHPPIDPEGGPFAGCRLAFRPVVDLPTIGDAVLEAAGIALDEREYEAYEKVAVSLSEVETPNRYHHLLGYPQTMQSEMRTALQSAANGISSEDARARRDALLRDAVAEWQLLLQIDTDDDEEDGPGWMWGGCGRLYFWIRTSDLEARAFDQVWVILQCT, from the coding sequence GTGTCGAACGCCCACGTCCTCGCCACCTTTGCGGAGCGAGCGCTGCGAATCGCAGCGACGCCGGCTGATTTGGCCACTCTTCCCATCGGGGCGTCGCGCTTCGGGGGCGCGCCCGACGTGCCGGCGATTTTCGTGTGGCCCACGTGCGCGGGGCGGCCACTCACGTTCCTCGCGCAGCTCGATCTCTCCGAGGTGAACGCGCCCGGCCTGCCGCCCCGGGGCTTTTTGCTCTTCTTCTATGACGTCATCGAGCTCCCATTCGACGTTGCCCCGGGGGATCCTGCCGCGTCTGTCTTATTTCTCGACGTCGACCGCTCCACCCTCGTCCGCCGCGCCCATCCACCCATCGACCCCGAGGGCGGCCCTTTTGCCGGATGCCGGCTCGCGTTCCGCCCCGTCGTGGATCTTCCCACCATCGGCGATGCCGTGCTCGAAGCCGCCGGCATCGCCCTCGACGAACGCGAATACGAGGCATACGAGAAGGTCGCCGTATCGCTCTCCGAGGTCGAGACGCCCAATCGGTACCACCACCTTTTGGGATACCCGCAGACCATGCAAAGCGAGATGCGCACCGCCCTGCAATCGGCGGCAAACGGCATTTCCAGCGAGGACGCACGCGCGCGCCGCGACGCGCTGCTCCGCGATGCCGTGGCCGAATGGCAGCTCCTTTTGCAGATCGATACGGACGACGACGAGGAAGACGGCCCCGGCTGGATGTGGGGCGGCTGCGGAAGGCTCTATTTTTGGATCCGCACGTCGGATCTCGAAGCCCGCGCCTTCGACCAGGTTTGGGTCATCCTTCAGTGCACCTGA
- a CDS encoding TetR family transcriptional regulator: MPGEKLAEDERREQILNATWIVALRDGLERVTARRVATEAGTSPGLIYFHFGTMDDLLLVLLDRLLALAFDARETPKIAVLPTALERLSAMIEDEVRNILAQTRAIELFYAFWFGSRNPVFRHRIERALQRQQRAFEPVCAQALIELGHPKGVSASSLAATLVTFGQGLAFQLQRDPNGYNAAAIIAATRTLMMARAPSERPRAKSSPRRKSPVRKGGSMP; this comes from the coding sequence ATGCCTGGTGAGAAGCTCGCCGAGGACGAACGCCGGGAGCAGATCCTGAACGCCACGTGGATCGTCGCGCTGCGCGATGGGCTGGAGCGGGTGACCGCGCGGCGGGTGGCCACCGAGGCGGGCACCTCGCCGGGCCTCATCTATTTCCATTTCGGGACAATGGACGATCTGCTGCTCGTGCTGCTCGATCGGCTCTTGGCCCTGGCCTTCGATGCGCGCGAAACGCCGAAAATCGCGGTGCTTCCCACGGCGCTGGAGCGTCTTTCGGCCATGATCGAGGACGAGGTCCGCAACATTCTGGCGCAGACCCGGGCCATCGAGCTCTTCTACGCGTTCTGGTTCGGCTCCCGCAACCCCGTCTTCCGCCACCGCATCGAGCGCGCGCTGCAGCGCCAGCAGCGCGCCTTCGAGCCCGTGTGCGCCCAGGCGCTCATCGAGCTCGGGCATCCAAAAGGTGTGTCGGCATCCTCCCTCGCCGCCACCCTCGTTACCTTCGGGCAGGGGCTGGCGTTTCAGCTCCAGCGCGATCCCAACGGCTACAACGCCGCGGCCATCATCGCGGCCACCCGCACCTTGATGATGGCGCGGGCCCCGAGCGAGCGACCGCGCGCGAAATCGTCGCCGCGCCGCAAATCGCCGGTGCGCAAGGGCGGCTCGATGCCGTAG
- a CDS encoding GMC family oxidoreductase N-terminal domain-containing protein: protein MPKLESFDYIVVGAGSAGCVLAHRLSEDPSVTVLLLEAGEPAAVDEAKIPAAFSSLFKTRWDWNYETAPQEHLGGKRAFWPRMKALGGCSAMNAMIYIRGHRADYDAWRDEFGAKGWGYDDVLPTFVRMEHNTRFGAPYHGRGGPVHVEDRRFTHELTHAWVRAAVASGLPANPDFNGAEQLGAGLYQVTCKEGRRCSTADAYLAPALRRPNLTVRTGALATRIVLQGLRAIGVDYVQNGAPLRAHANLEVVLAGGAINSPQLLMLSGIGPAAHLGDMGIEVAVDLPGVGENLHDHPVTPMLWWTKGTTDIAVDHVNLPRVLQWQLAGRGPLTSNIGEGGAFFSTRSGQDAPNIQIIVAPTGFYDHGLREARGRMFTAGVTLIDVASRGRLRLRSADPRWRPALDPAYFSEPADREAVLLGFRKVAEIARAPEVARFLDRPFIPERLDGISDDAARDHIRKWTQTLYHPVGTCRMGTGAMAVVDPELRVRGVAGLRVADASIMPKIVRGNTNAPAILIGEKAADLLLGRTTAIAVPERAGRAAASPRTHEEKYA from the coding sequence ATGCCCAAGCTCGAGTCGTTCGACTACATCGTCGTGGGAGCCGGGAGCGCCGGGTGCGTGCTCGCACATCGCCTCAGCGAAGACCCCTCGGTCACCGTGCTGCTGCTGGAGGCGGGGGAGCCGGCCGCCGTGGACGAGGCCAAGATCCCCGCGGCGTTCTCCTCCTTGTTCAAGACGCGCTGGGATTGGAATTACGAGACCGCGCCGCAGGAGCACCTCGGGGGCAAACGCGCGTTCTGGCCGCGGATGAAGGCGCTGGGCGGCTGCTCCGCCATGAACGCGATGATTTACATTCGCGGCCACCGCGCCGACTACGACGCATGGCGCGACGAGTTCGGCGCGAAGGGGTGGGGCTACGACGACGTGCTACCCACCTTCGTGCGCATGGAGCACAACACGCGCTTCGGGGCGCCTTACCATGGCCGCGGCGGCCCGGTTCATGTCGAGGATCGGCGCTTCACGCACGAGCTGACCCACGCATGGGTGCGCGCGGCCGTGGCCTCCGGCCTGCCCGCGAACCCGGACTTCAACGGCGCCGAGCAGCTGGGCGCCGGGCTGTACCAGGTGACGTGCAAAGAGGGCCGCCGCTGTTCCACGGCCGACGCGTACCTCGCGCCGGCCCTCCGCCGCCCCAACTTGACCGTGCGCACCGGCGCGCTCGCCACCCGCATCGTGCTCCAAGGCTTGCGCGCCATCGGCGTGGACTACGTGCAGAACGGCGCGCCGCTCCGCGCGCACGCCAACCTCGAGGTGGTGCTCGCGGGCGGCGCCATCAACAGCCCGCAGCTCTTGATGCTGTCGGGCATCGGCCCGGCGGCGCACCTCGGGGACATGGGAATCGAGGTGGCCGTCGACTTGCCCGGGGTCGGCGAGAACCTCCACGACCACCCGGTGACCCCGATGCTCTGGTGGACCAAGGGCACCACCGACATCGCGGTCGACCATGTCAACCTGCCGCGCGTGCTGCAATGGCAGCTCGCGGGGCGCGGGCCGCTCACCTCCAACATCGGCGAGGGCGGCGCCTTCTTCTCCACCCGCTCGGGGCAAGACGCGCCCAACATTCAAATCATCGTCGCCCCCACCGGCTTTTACGACCATGGATTGCGCGAGGCGCGCGGCCGCATGTTTACGGCGGGGGTCACCTTGATCGACGTGGCGAGCCGCGGCCGGTTGCGGCTTCGCTCGGCCGATCCACGCTGGCGGCCCGCCCTCGATCCGGCGTATTTTTCGGAGCCCGCGGACCGCGAGGCGGTGCTCCTCGGATTTCGCAAGGTGGCCGAGATCGCGCGCGCGCCGGAGGTGGCCCGCTTCCTCGACCGCCCTTTCATCCCCGAGCGCCTCGATGGGATCTCGGACGATGCGGCGCGCGACCACATTCGAAAATGGACGCAGACGCTCTATCACCCCGTGGGCACCTGCCGCATGGGAACGGGCGCGATGGCCGTGGTCGATCCCGAGCTGCGGGTGCGAGGCGTGGCCGGGCTGCGCGTGGCCGACGCCTCGATCATGCCCAAGATCGTGCGCGGAAATACCAATGCGCCGGCCATTCTCATTGGCGAGAAGGCGGCCGACCTTCTATTGGGCCGCACGACCGCGATCGCCGTGCCCGAGCGGGCAGGGCGCGCGGCGGCTTCACCCCGCACACACGAGGAAAAGTACGCATGA
- a CDS encoding aldehyde dehydrogenase family protein, with product MSTFEVHDPATGEVVGTYPIHEAADVEAAVRRARGAAAFWSALSFEERAARLDRWRGVIARRAAQLAGVMHVEMGKPHADATLEIALTLEHLAWAAKNAKKVLGPRSVPTGLFMANHAATVEYLPLGVVGVIGPWNYPVFTPMGSIAYALAAGNAVVFKPSEYTPATGAWLADSFAQVVPEHPVLQVVTGLGGTGAALCRAGVDKLAFTGSPGTGRKVMAACAENLVPVIIEAGGKDALLVDLDADLDEAAEAAVWGGMANAGQTCIGVERVYVHERVYDAFVSKVIDRAKRVRAGSDAGAQIGPIAMPSQVDIIRRHIEGALERGAKAVVGGKDAISGSFVQPTVLVDVPEDCAAVREETFGPTLTVAKVRDMDEAVNLANGTRYGLGATVFSKRRGLDLARRIRSGMAAVNAVISYAGMPALPFGGVAESGFGRIHGPDGLREFTYAKAIARQRFKPPLALLTFARTAKSDALVAKIIALTHGGK from the coding sequence ATGAGCACCTTCGAGGTACACGATCCGGCAACCGGCGAGGTCGTGGGCACCTACCCCATTCACGAGGCGGCCGACGTCGAGGCGGCGGTGCGGCGCGCGCGGGGAGCGGCCGCCTTTTGGTCGGCGCTCTCGTTCGAGGAGCGCGCCGCGCGGCTCGATCGCTGGCGCGGTGTCATCGCGCGCCGGGCTGCGCAGCTCGCCGGCGTGATGCACGTGGAGATGGGCAAGCCGCACGCCGATGCCACCTTGGAGATCGCGCTCACCTTGGAGCACCTCGCGTGGGCCGCCAAGAATGCCAAAAAGGTGCTCGGCCCGCGCTCGGTGCCGACGGGGCTCTTCATGGCCAACCACGCGGCCACCGTCGAGTACCTTCCCTTGGGGGTCGTCGGTGTGATCGGGCCTTGGAATTACCCCGTGTTCACGCCGATGGGCTCCATCGCCTACGCGCTCGCCGCCGGCAACGCCGTGGTGTTCAAGCCCAGCGAATACACCCCGGCCACCGGCGCCTGGCTCGCCGATAGCTTTGCGCAGGTGGTCCCCGAGCACCCCGTGCTCCAAGTGGTGACCGGATTGGGCGGAACGGGCGCGGCCCTCTGCCGCGCGGGGGTCGACAAGCTGGCCTTTACCGGCTCGCCCGGCACCGGCCGCAAGGTCATGGCCGCGTGCGCCGAGAACCTGGTCCCGGTGATCATCGAGGCCGGCGGCAAGGACGCGCTGCTCGTCGACCTCGACGCCGATCTCGACGAGGCCGCGGAGGCCGCCGTCTGGGGCGGTATGGCCAACGCCGGACAGACCTGCATCGGCGTGGAGCGCGTGTACGTGCACGAGCGCGTCTATGACGCATTCGTATCGAAAGTGATCGATCGCGCCAAGCGCGTACGGGCAGGGAGCGACGCCGGCGCGCAGATTGGGCCCATCGCCATGCCCTCGCAGGTCGACATCATCCGCCGGCACATCGAGGGCGCGCTCGAACGAGGCGCCAAGGCCGTGGTCGGCGGCAAGGACGCCATCTCCGGCTCGTTCGTGCAACCCACCGTGTTGGTCGACGTGCCCGAGGACTGCGCGGCCGTGCGCGAGGAGACCTTCGGGCCCACCCTCACCGTGGCCAAGGTGCGCGACATGGACGAGGCCGTGAACCTCGCCAACGGCACCCGCTACGGCCTGGGCGCAACCGTGTTCTCCAAGCGCCGCGGGCTCGATCTGGCGCGCCGCATCCGCTCCGGCATGGCCGCGGTCAACGCCGTCATCTCCTACGCGGGCATGCCGGCGCTCCCGTTTGGTGGCGTGGCCGAATCCGGCTTTGGCCGCATCCATGGGCCGGATGGCTTGCGGGAGTTCACATACGCCAAAGCCATCGCCCGCCAGCGCTTCAAGCCGCCTTTGGCGCTCTTGACCTTCGCCCGCACCGCCAAGAGCGACGCGCTGGTGGCGAAGATCATCGCGCTGACCCACGGGGGGAAGTAG
- a CDS encoding selenium-binding family protein, whose translation MKTISYLKSFAALAVSTAAFLSPSPASATQDTLYVWAGDVAHKSPDFFAVVDFDKGSKKYGKIVNYAPLPNWLPTAIPLSTGAIGNEPHHVGVSSDGKTLAGGGLLSILRVQNQNFFWDITSPRAPIFKKANTLPVLASIADEFVPKTAGGFFTTFMGGAGGTAPGRVVEYDANNDVVGIWPVLPPLDGFNPHGIAIDEQHNLLLTSDFICPLHTLNVVPGLPGFITPRGSVRVWNLNDRTITKTIPVGNPNSPPGTINIELIPNDPQLRAYVTGVFDGKLYLVEPNQGTATPAVDFNQFALPGAADPWPHLFKINKTGTRLVITLNYKGLNGKVVYLNIEDRAHPSILSVVELGQNSGPHYVVFSPNEDRVVVADYFLVQDLFPSGIVKVDGDHKIHTFNIVNDALVKDSSFDLDFNRDVATGPARPHGIAIVSR comes from the coding sequence ATGAAAACCATCTCCTATCTCAAGTCGTTCGCTGCGCTCGCCGTGAGCACAGCGGCGTTTCTCTCACCCTCCCCGGCGTCGGCAACACAAGACACGCTCTATGTATGGGCGGGCGACGTGGCGCATAAGTCGCCGGACTTCTTCGCGGTGGTGGACTTCGACAAGGGTTCGAAAAAGTACGGAAAAATCGTCAACTACGCGCCATTGCCCAATTGGCTCCCCACGGCCATTCCGCTGAGCACGGGCGCGATTGGAAACGAGCCCCACCACGTCGGGGTGTCGTCGGATGGAAAAACGCTCGCGGGCGGCGGCCTTTTGAGCATTTTGCGGGTTCAGAATCAGAATTTCTTCTGGGACATCACCAGCCCGCGGGCGCCTATCTTCAAGAAGGCCAATACCCTGCCCGTCCTGGCATCCATCGCGGATGAATTCGTTCCAAAGACCGCCGGCGGATTTTTCACCACGTTCATGGGCGGCGCCGGGGGCACGGCACCGGGCCGGGTCGTGGAATACGACGCCAACAACGACGTGGTCGGCATTTGGCCGGTCCTTCCGCCCTTGGATGGGTTCAACCCGCATGGCATCGCCATCGACGAGCAGCACAACCTTTTGCTCACCAGCGATTTCATCTGCCCGCTTCATACCCTCAATGTCGTTCCAGGGCTCCCCGGGTTCATCACCCCCCGCGGCAGCGTGCGCGTTTGGAACCTCAACGATCGCACGATCACCAAGACCATCCCCGTCGGCAACCCCAATAGTCCGCCCGGCACCATCAACATCGAGCTGATTCCCAACGATCCCCAGCTGCGCGCCTATGTCACGGGGGTGTTCGACGGAAAGCTCTATCTGGTGGAGCCCAACCAAGGAACCGCCACCCCCGCCGTCGATTTCAACCAATTTGCGCTCCCGGGCGCGGCCGATCCTTGGCCGCATTTGTTCAAGATCAACAAGACCGGCACCCGCCTGGTCATCACCTTGAACTACAAAGGGCTCAACGGCAAAGTCGTTTACCTCAATATCGAGGACCGCGCGCACCCCTCCATTTTGAGCGTGGTGGAGCTGGGGCAAAATTCAGGACCGCACTACGTCGTTTTCAGCCCCAACGAAGATCGGGTGGTCGTCGCGGACTACTTCCTCGTGCAAGATCTCTTCCCGTCGGGCATCGTCAAGGTCGACGGGGATCACAAGATCCATACATTCAATATCGTCAACGACGCACTGGTGAAGGACAGCAGCTTCGATCTGGACTTCAACCGCGATGTCGCGACCGGCCCCGCGCGGCCGCACGGCATCGCGATTGTGAGCCGATGA
- a CDS encoding PEGA domain-containing protein, with amino-acid sequence MTRAARRLDPTGPLALASTLSFAAFFGALATTPRPAYAQPSATERATAQELFDQGRTAMQAGNYREACPKFEQSQRLDPGGGTLLNLAVCHEKEGRSATAWAEFHDALSVARRDGRKDREKLATDRIQALAPSLPRLAVHVVSPVTPVPEGIEVRIDGAPLPRAAWDVATPLDPGTHAITTGRDGFASWSRTITLRPGETQRIDAELRPPAVAPVVILDPAPPASPAGASPPALAAPTYGPVGPPEPPPSPFPPLTETKRHGRRSTAFYVVGGVGIASLVTSAVTGILALSARSKSEETCIAERHFCANAHGLDDATRARTLAVVSTATLFTGITGVGIALFLPLRYDEAKTSARIQFAPLAQGGGQFTIHKPF; translated from the coding sequence ATGACGCGCGCGGCACGACGTCTCGACCCGACCGGACCTTTGGCGCTCGCCTCCACGCTCTCCTTCGCGGCCTTCTTTGGCGCGCTGGCCACCACCCCCCGACCGGCGTACGCCCAGCCCTCGGCCACCGAGCGCGCGACCGCGCAGGAGCTCTTCGATCAAGGCCGCACGGCGATGCAAGCGGGCAACTACCGCGAAGCGTGCCCCAAGTTCGAGCAGAGCCAGCGCCTCGATCCCGGCGGCGGCACCTTGCTCAACCTCGCCGTTTGCCACGAGAAAGAGGGGCGCTCGGCCACCGCGTGGGCCGAGTTTCACGACGCGCTCTCGGTCGCGCGCCGCGACGGCCGCAAAGACCGTGAAAAGCTGGCCACCGATCGCATCCAAGCCCTCGCACCGAGCTTGCCGCGCCTCGCGGTGCACGTCGTCTCGCCCGTCACCCCGGTGCCCGAGGGCATCGAGGTCCGCATCGATGGAGCGCCGCTCCCGCGCGCGGCATGGGACGTGGCCACGCCCCTCGATCCGGGGACGCACGCGATCACCACCGGCCGCGACGGGTTTGCATCGTGGTCGCGCACCATCACCCTCCGTCCTGGCGAGACCCAACGGATCGACGCCGAGCTCCGGCCGCCGGCCGTGGCACCCGTCGTCATCCTCGACCCCGCGCCGCCCGCATCGCCCGCCGGAGCCTCTCCACCCGCCCTCGCGGCGCCCACCTATGGCCCCGTGGGCCCGCCCGAGCCACCTCCCTCCCCTTTTCCACCGCTGACCGAAACCAAACGTCACGGCCGCCGCTCGACGGCGTTCTATGTGGTGGGCGGCGTGGGGATCGCGTCCTTGGTGACCAGCGCCGTCACCGGCATCCTGGCGCTCTCCGCGCGCTCCAAGTCCGAGGAGACGTGCATCGCCGAACGGCACTTCTGCGCGAATGCCCATGGCCTCGACGACGCCACGCGCGCGCGCACCCTCGCCGTGGTGAGCACCGCGACTTTGTTCACCGGCATCACGGGGGTGGGGATCGCATTGTTCTTGCCGCTGCGTTATGACGAGGCGAAAACGTCGGCGCGAATCCAGTTTGCACCGCTCGCGCAGGGCGGCGGACAATTTACGATCCATAAGCCATTCTAA
- a CDS encoding serine/threonine protein kinase, whose translation MTVTAECLDEGAILDFVRGSLSDSGFREAEGHLARCSACRELVSAVFATATGQRAARAPRSDPALSETVPAIPPDGAATGAPTDARFGDGETRHALAPVAPGELVAGKYRIERVLGAGGMGIVVSATHIHLGQRVALKFLRDLGAPAAEASGRVVRFLREGRAAAKMQGEHVARVMDVGTLEGGAPYLVIEFLQGADFAALLAQRGPLPVDEVLHHVLQACEAIAEAHALGIVHRDLKPANLFLSARPDGSPLVKVLDFGISKERGALAPQLTSGEVVIGSPRYMSPEQILTPRDVDARADIWALGVILYELLTGNPPFDSDSAAGLSARIVSQDAPKLRKARPDMSSSLEAVVARCLKKDRAHRFADVAELAEAIFGLLRAGPHLAGARVSVDRIVRLARAGTVQIDHGVAVAPQKRTSAPLRAMAMASTVAVLGAGVWWMERRAPSARPETSSSERLATSSSAATAPIAPAAPAPVPAPHAPPEAATLDAGSPKMSTEPPRTKPARSKPRREATAPAQSETDTNQSGLLDRQ comes from the coding sequence GTGACGGTGACCGCGGAGTGCTTGGACGAAGGAGCGATTCTGGACTTCGTCCGTGGCTCGCTCTCCGACTCCGGATTTCGCGAGGCCGAAGGTCACCTGGCCCGGTGCAGCGCGTGCCGCGAGCTCGTATCGGCCGTCTTCGCCACCGCCACCGGCCAACGCGCCGCGCGCGCACCGCGCTCGGATCCCGCGCTCTCCGAAACCGTGCCCGCGATCCCTCCGGACGGCGCCGCCACGGGCGCTCCGACCGATGCGCGCTTCGGCGATGGCGAGACGCGCCACGCGCTGGCGCCGGTCGCACCGGGGGAGCTCGTCGCAGGGAAATACCGGATCGAGCGGGTGCTCGGCGCGGGCGGGATGGGCATCGTCGTCTCGGCCACGCACATCCACTTGGGCCAGCGGGTCGCGCTCAAGTTCCTTCGCGACCTCGGCGCGCCGGCCGCGGAGGCCTCGGGCCGGGTGGTGCGCTTTCTTCGCGAGGGGCGGGCGGCCGCGAAGATGCAAGGCGAGCATGTGGCCCGCGTGATGGACGTGGGGACCTTGGAGGGCGGCGCGCCCTATCTGGTCATCGAGTTTTTGCAAGGGGCCGACTTCGCCGCCTTGCTCGCCCAGCGGGGCCCGCTCCCGGTGGACGAGGTGCTGCACCACGTGCTGCAAGCGTGCGAGGCCATCGCGGAGGCGCACGCGCTCGGCATCGTCCACCGCGATCTCAAGCCGGCCAACCTCTTCTTGAGCGCCCGGCCCGATGGCTCGCCGCTGGTGAAGGTGCTCGACTTCGGCATCTCCAAGGAGCGCGGCGCCTTGGCACCCCAGCTCACCTCGGGCGAGGTGGTGATCGGCTCGCCCCGTTACATGTCGCCGGAGCAAATCCTCACCCCGCGCGACGTGGATGCGCGCGCCGACATTTGGGCGCTGGGCGTGATCCTGTACGAGCTCTTGACCGGAAATCCGCCGTTCGACAGCGACTCGGCAGCCGGCCTCTCAGCGCGCATCGTAAGCCAAGACGCCCCCAAGCTCCGAAAGGCGCGCCCCGATATGTCGTCGTCGCTGGAGGCCGTCGTCGCGCGCTGCCTGAAAAAAGACCGCGCCCACCGCTTTGCCGATGTCGCCGAGCTTGCCGAGGCGATTTTCGGCTTGCTGCGCGCGGGCCCCCACCTCGCCGGCGCCCGAGTCTCCGTCGATCGCATCGTCCGTTTGGCGCGCGCGGGGACCGTGCAAATCGACCATGGGGTCGCCGTCGCCCCCCAAAAGAGAACGAGCGCGCCGCTGCGCGCGATGGCCATGGCGTCCACCGTGGCGGTCCTCGGCGCGGGCGTCTGGTGGATGGAACGCCGAGCGCCGTCCGCGCGCCCCGAGACGTCTTCGTCCGAGCGCCTCGCGACATCTTCGTCCGCGGCGACGGCCCCCATCGCGCCTGCCGCCCCCGCGCCGGTACCCGCACCTCACGCGCCACCCGAGGCCGCGACCCTCGACGCGGGAAGCCCGAAGATGTCCACCGAACCTCCGCGCACCAAGCCGGCCCGATCCAAGCCGCGCCGCGAAGCCACGGCGCCGGCGCAGTCCGAGACGGACACCAACCAAAGCGGCTTGCTCGATCGCCAATGA
- a CDS encoding sugar ABC transporter substrate-binding protein yields MAHRGRLQGALGAAAVAGLLLALAACNKEHPPTAAVGEASKPASTLTFALVSHANAGDKYWDVVKNGEEQAGSDLGVKVTYHGSGNPQKQAQLIDLAISQKVDGLIVSMANPEALRASIQKAIQAGIPVITIDSGVEKSTELGALTHVGQMEKIAGHAAGERLVKKGIKRVVCVIHEAGNVGLEERCAGAKEALNGQVENLQVSISDLASATSTMAAKLQSDPSVEGMLTLNNALATAAVNAVVRANRPTVALATFDVDGNVLASIEGGKILFAIDQQPFLQGYLPVVFLKLYRTNGATVGGGQPILTGPGFIDQSNVEQVRKFALQGVR; encoded by the coding sequence ATGGCCCATCGAGGCCGCCTCCAAGGCGCCCTGGGCGCGGCGGCCGTCGCGGGGCTTCTTCTGGCGCTCGCCGCCTGCAACAAGGAGCATCCTCCGACCGCCGCCGTGGGCGAGGCTTCCAAGCCGGCCAGCACGCTGACCTTTGCGCTCGTCTCCCACGCCAACGCGGGCGACAAATATTGGGACGTCGTCAAAAACGGCGAGGAGCAGGCCGGGAGCGATCTAGGGGTCAAGGTCACGTACCATGGCTCGGGCAATCCGCAAAAGCAGGCGCAGCTCATCGACCTCGCCATCAGCCAAAAGGTCGATGGCCTCATCGTATCGATGGCGAACCCCGAGGCCCTGCGCGCGTCCATTCAAAAGGCGATTCAAGCAGGGATCCCCGTGATCACCATCGACTCCGGCGTCGAAAAATCCACGGAGCTCGGCGCGCTCACCCATGTGGGCCAAATGGAGAAGATCGCGGGGCACGCGGCCGGCGAGCGCCTGGTGAAAAAAGGAATCAAGCGCGTGGTGTGCGTCATTCACGAGGCGGGGAATGTGGGGCTCGAGGAGCGCTGCGCGGGGGCCAAGGAGGCGCTGAATGGCCAGGTCGAGAACCTCCAAGTGTCCATCAGCGATCTGGCCAGCGCCACCTCGACCATGGCGGCGAAGCTGCAAAGCGATCCGTCGGTGGAGGGGATGCTGACCCTCAACAACGCATTGGCCACGGCGGCCGTCAACGCGGTCGTGCGCGCCAATCGCCCCACGGTGGCGTTGGCCACCTTCGATGTCGACGGCAATGTTCTTGCGAGCATCGAAGGCGGCAAAATCCTCTTTGCCATCGATCAGCAGCCCTTCTTGCAAGGCTATTTGCCGGTGGTCTTTCTCAAACTGTATCGGACCAACGGCGCCACGGTGGGCGGAGGGCAGCCGATCCTGACCGGGCCCGGGTTCATCGACCAATCCAACGTCGAGCAAGTCCGAAAATTCGCGCTGCAGGGGGTGCGGTAG
- a CDS encoding Gfo/Idh/MocA family oxidoreductase, whose protein sequence is MRIGLAGAGLIGSFHAQTLRQLPAVEELVIADANAERARQVAEALGAKALPRVDDLFESKLDGLVIAAATAAHPELLVRAIERGIPVFCEKPVAPTLHETLAVLERVQGARVPVQIGFQRRFDAGYIAAREAIRSGRLGWVHTLRACTLDEAPPPPEYVPTSGGIFRDCSIHDFDILRWVTGREIVHVHATGANRGDDYIRAAGDVDTMAAILTFDDGTLAVVSATMYNAKGYDVRLEALGSKDDICAGLDERTPLRSVEPGVRFPSGTPYPGFIERFRPAYQRELAVFLDVAARQVESPCSVADGLAAFLVAEACERARRERRMVRMEEVAP, encoded by the coding sequence ATGCGAATTGGACTTGCAGGCGCCGGTCTCATTGGTTCGTTTCACGCCCAAACCCTTCGCCAGCTCCCGGCGGTCGAGGAGCTCGTGATCGCCGACGCAAACGCGGAGCGCGCGCGCCAGGTGGCCGAAGCCCTCGGGGCCAAGGCCCTGCCGCGCGTGGACGATCTCTTCGAATCGAAGCTCGATGGGCTGGTGATCGCCGCGGCCACCGCCGCGCACCCGGAGCTCCTCGTTCGCGCGATCGAGCGCGGGATCCCGGTCTTTTGCGAGAAGCCCGTGGCCCCTACCCTGCACGAAACGCTCGCGGTGCTGGAGCGCGTTCAGGGCGCGCGGGTCCCGGTTCAAATTGGATTTCAACGGCGGTTCGATGCAGGATACATCGCCGCGCGCGAAGCGATTCGAAGCGGGCGTCTCGGCTGGGTTCATACCTTGCGCGCCTGTACCTTGGACGAGGCACCCCCGCCGCCCGAGTACGTGCCCACGTCGGGCGGGATCTTTCGCGATTGCAGCATTCACGATTTCGACATTCTGCGCTGGGTCACGGGGCGCGAGATCGTGCACGTCCATGCCACCGGCGCAAACCGAGGGGACGACTACATTCGCGCGGCCGGCGACGTCGATACGATGGCCGCCATTTTGACCTTCGACGATGGCACCTTGGCGGTCGTCTCCGCCACCATGTACAACGCCAAGGGCTACGACGTCCGGCTGGAAGCGCTGGGGTCGAAGGACGATATTTGCGCCGGCCTGGACGAGCGTACCCCGCTGCGCTCCGTCGAGCCGGGGGTGCGTTTTCCGAGCGGCACACCGTATCCGGGCTTCATCGAGCGCTTTCGCCCCGCGTACCAGCGCGAGCTGGCCGTGTTCCTCGATGTCGCGGCCCGACAGGTCGAGAGCCCGTGCTCCGTCGCCGATGGCTTGGCCGCGTTTCTCGTCGCCGAGGCGTGCGAGCGCGCGCGCCGCGAGCGACGCATGGTGCGCATGGAGGAGGTGGCGCCGTGA